A genome region from Trichosurus vulpecula isolate mTriVul1 chromosome 5, mTriVul1.pri, whole genome shotgun sequence includes the following:
- the LOC118851424 gene encoding prostaglandin-E(2) 9-reductase-like, with translation MALSRSHRVTMNDGNTIPVLGFGTYAPRSVPKSEHEVATKLAIEVGFRHIDGAFLYQNEKEVGQAIQAKIADGTVTREDIFYTGKLWNTCHRPELVRPALEETLKNLQLDYLDLYIIHSPISLKPGKDLTPMDENQKVIGDSVDLRDTWEAMEKCKDAGLVKSIGVSNFNRRQLEMILNKTGLKYKPVCNQVECHPYLNQSKLLEFCKSKDIILVAYSALGSHREPPMVDPQSPIVLEDPVLGAIAKKHNRSPAQVALRYQIQRGVVVLAKSFTEKRIKENFQVFDFQLTPEDMKVIDGLNKNLRYLTPKILQEHPNYPFNDEY, from the exons GTTCCCAAAAGTGAACATGAGGTGGCCACAAAGTTGGCTATTGAAGTGGGCTTCCGCCATATTGATGGGGCTTTCCtatatcaaaatgaaaaagaagttggGCAGGCAATCCAAGCAAAGATTGCAGATGGGACAGTGACCAGAGAGGACATATTCTACACGGGAAAG CTTTGGAATACATGCCACCGCCCAGAATTGGTCAGGCCTgccctggaagagaccttgaagaACCTCCAGCTTGATTACCTTGACCTTTATATTATCCATTCTCCTATTTCTCTTAAA CCTGGCAAAGACCTGACGCCAATGGACGAAAATCAAAAAGTTATTGGTGACTCTGTGGATTTGCGTGATACTTGGGAG GCCATGGAAAAATGTAAGGATGCAGGACTTGTGAAGTCCATTGGAGTGTCCAACTTCAACCGCAGGCAATTGGAGATGATCCTGAATAAAACTGGGCTTAAATATAAACCTGTCTGCAACCAG GTGGAATGCCATCCTTACCTGAACCAGAGCAAATTGTTGGAGTTCTGCAAGTCAAAGGATATCATATTGGTAGCATACAGTGCTTTGGGATCCCACAGAGAGCCTCCAAT GGTAGATCCACAGTCTCCCATTGTCTTAGAAGACCCAGTCCTGGGAGCCATTGCCAAGAAGCACAATCGGAGCCCAGCCCAGGTTGCTCTCCGATACCAAATTCAGCGAGGGGTGGTAGTCTTGGCAAAGAGCTTCACTGAAAAGCGCATAAAGGAGAACTTTCAG GTGTTTGACTTCCAATTGACTCCAGAAGACATGAAAGTCATTGATGGCCTTAACAAAAACCTTCGTTACCTGACCCCTAAGAT TTTACAGGAACATCCCAACTATCCTTTTAATGATGAATATTAA